The genomic DNA CAAAAATCAGTTGTACATAAAAAAGTTCCATGGCAAAGAATGAGTTTGTTAGCCTTTACCGGTGTAGCTGGGTATTTCATGTTCACATCGTATGGTATTTCTTTAACAAGTGGATTACATGTTAGTATCATAGATGCTGCATTACCATTAGTTACAATTCTTTTTTCAGCATTCTTCTTGAAAGAGAAAATTCGATTGAATTATTGGATAGGGATTATATTGGGTACTATAGGAGTACTCTTTATTACGATTCCATCTAAAAGTGCTGATCAAGAAGTGTCTTTAATAGGAGATATACTGATATTATTAAGTACTTTTCTATTTGCTTTCTACACGGTTTTGCTAAAACAACCAAAACAAGAACAGTATTTATCAAACGAGGTTTTTACAACATTAACTTTAATTATCGGAGCTGTTATTCTATTACCGTTTGCACTGGTAGAAATTCTTTATTACGGTTTACCAAAGATTGAAACTTGGAAAACGGGACTTAGTGTAATATACCTTGTTATTGGAGCAAC from Bacillus cereus G9842 includes the following:
- a CDS encoding DMT family transporter — translated: MKEICMLLVAVILWGTAIAPTKWVLESIQPFTLLFIRLFFAGGICMLFSFKQLQKSVVHKKVPWQRMSLLAFTGVAGYFMFTSYGISLTSGLHVSIIDAALPLVTILFSAFFLKEKIRLNYWIGIILGTIGVLFITIPSKSADQEVSLIGDILILLSTFLFAFYTVLLKQPKQEQYLSNEVFTTLTLIIGAVILLPFALVEILYYGLPKIETWKTGLSVIYLVIGATILAYWFWNKALERVSASVSGLYLNALPLISIATSIILLNESLTWRVIMGASLVLIGVGWADKQKLCNLLKGNKVENRDC